One window from the genome of Bacillus rossius redtenbacheri isolate Brsri chromosome 12, Brsri_v3, whole genome shotgun sequence encodes:
- the LOC134537882 gene encoding uncharacterized protein LOC134537882, whose protein sequence is MRTYKRTSNRCQTSQDVVLTAVKKVKLEGKSIRSVAKDFGIPFRSLARYCSKVTEEKLIAPQDTPPLTIGYKKLRQVFTNEQENEFADYLKKAADIYYGLSPKEVRKFAFEYAVRLKVRFPSSWADCEMAGADWFSAFLKRHPTLSIRTPEATSLSRATCFNRTNVKAFFDNLKDVMNRLKIGPGDVWNMDETGITTVQRPDRVVARKGFKQVGKITSAERGTLVTVAVAVSATGNHVPPYFVFPRVNFREYFLKGAPTGSSGDANATGWMKEANFVKFAHHFVTNVKCSKENPCLLLLDNHDSHLSIEALDYLKDKGVTVLSFPPHCSHKLQPLDRSVFGPLKKFVNSACDSWLVNHPGKTMTIYDIPEVVNAAFSSAVTPRNILSGFRVSGVSPFNPDVFNDTDYLGCYVTDRPAPDENDVDSGELPNSDNTVQCRPNEPVIMEAGPSNMLIVQQTEEEADQETSMDVTSRGLHEIASQDKEIVVDSTCNISPEMVRPFPKAGPRKNNRVNNRKRKSEVLTDTPIRNELAKKKSDIDKKKGAKKNLFGSSKDTVQNPRKSKVKMLCKKKKNICVNTANSRASREDTLCLLCLGPYSKSRPGEQWVQCVGCKMWAHEDCSDNSVQFLCHNCKKC, encoded by the exons ATGCGCACCTACAAAAGAACAAGTAATAGATGCCAGACTTCCCAAGACGTTGTTTTAACAGCAGTAAAGAAAGTTAAACTCGAAGGGAAGTCCATCAGAAGCGTAGCAAAGGATTTTGGAATTCCATTTCGCTCTTTGGCTCGATATTGTAGCAAAGTAACTGAAGAAAAACTTATTGCTCCACAAGATACCCCACCTCTTACAATTGGCTACAAGAAACTGAGACAG GTTTTTACAAACGAACAAGAGAATGAGTTTGCTGATTATTTGAAGAAAGCAGCTGATATTTATTATGGATTGTCACCAAAGGAAGTCAGGAAATTCGCATTTGAATATGCAGTGAGACTTAAGGTAAGGTTTCCTTCTTCTTGGGCTGACTGTGAAATGGCAGGTGCGGATTGGTTTTCTGCATTTTTAAAACGGCATCCTACACTTTCTATAAGAACACCTGAAGCGACCAGTCTTTCAAGGGCTACGTGTTTCAATCGCACTAATGTGAAAGCATTTTTCGACAATTTGAAAGACGTTATGAATAGATTGAAAATTGGGCCTGGAGATGTGTGGAACATGGACGAGACTGGTATCACTACAGTGCAAAGACCAGACAGAGTAGTTGCACGGAAAGGTTTTAAGCAAGTAGGTAAAATTACTTCTGCCGAAAGAGGAACTCTAGTTACTGTAGCTGTTGCAGTATCTGCGACAGGAAATCATGTGCCACCATATTTTGTTTTCCCTCGCGTCAATTTTCGTGAATATTTTCTGAAAGGAGCGCCTACAGGTAGTTCTGGAGATGCAAATGCTACCGGCTGGATGAAGGAAGCAAATTTCgtcaaatttgcacatcacttCGTAACAAATGTTAAGTGTTCCAAAGAAAACCCATGTCTGTTGCTACTTGACAATCACGACTCACATCTTTCAATTGAAGCATTGGACTACCTTAAAGATAAGGGGGTCACTGTCCTTTCTTTCCCTCCACACTGCAGCCATAAACTGCAACCATTAGACCGGAGTGTATTTGGCCCTTTAAAGAAAtttgtgaacagtgcctgtgattcTTGGCTGGTGAACCATCCTGGGAAAACAATGACTATTTATGACATACCTGAAGTTGTAAATGCTGCTTTTTCTAGTGCGGTTACGCCGAGAAATATTTTATCTGGTTTCAGAGTAAGTGGGGTATCACCTTTCAACCCTGATGTCTTTAATGATACAGATTATCTTGGTTGTTACGTAACAGACCGCCCAGCACCTGACGAAAATGATGTTGACAGTGGAGAATTGCCTAATTCAGacaacactgttcaatgtagaCCAAATGAACCTGTAATCATGGAAGCAGGCCCTTCAAATATGCTGATTGTACAACAAACTGAGGAAGAAGCTGATCAGGAAACGTCAATGGACGTAACGAGCAGGGGCTTACACGAAATCGCATCACAAGATAAGGAAATTGTAGTTGATTCTACGTGCAACATAAGCCCAGAAATGGTGAGACCATTTCCCAAAGCTGGTCCAAGGAAAAATAACCGGGTAAATAATAGGAAAAGGAAGAGTGAAGTGTTGACAGATACTCCAATAAGAAATGAATTAGCTAAAAAGAAATCAGATATTGATAAGAAGAAAGGAGCTAAGAAAAACTTGTTTGGAAGTTCGAAAGATACAGTTCAGAATCCACGCAAGTCTAAGGTGAAAATGTTatgcaagaaaaagaaaaacatatgtgtCAACACAGCAAACAGCAGAGCCAGTAGGGAGGATACATTATGTCTTCTTTGTTTAGGACCATATTCCAAAAGCCGGCCCGGTGAACAGTGGGTGCAGTGCGTCGGTTGCAAAATGTGGGCCCACGAAGATTGTTCGGATAATAGCGTGCAATTTTTGTGCCACAACTGTAAGAAATGTTAG